agcagaGGCCGCGGCCCCGGAGCTCCCTcccggccggatccgcgcgggCCACGGCCAAATCAGGGGCGGAGTGCGGCGGCTCAACCTTAGGCCatggaggtccggcggcggcggcggctcgagcagagatccggcaggccctctctctctcccttcctgCTACGGTGCGgcggccctctctctctccagtcttcctcctcgccggccgcctccgtTCGTCGGTCCGCCGCTCGCCACGCCTCCGCCTCTGCCTCCGTCCCGCGCGCCAGAGCAGCCGCGGCGCCTCCGGATTTGCgttggaggagagagggaatcCATTtttacctcacctctctcctcacaatgcaaaatgcatgcTGCGATGCCTTATCTGTTAGAGATGAGTTTCGTGCGGCACAGTGCCCGCCGAGATGCAAAAATGGCTTTGCATCGCGCTGCTGAAGTCAGTATTAGCACGACGCTCTAACCAACTGAGCTAATAGACCGCTTTGAGAATTCTGCACGCGTTTATTTTATAACACTTTTTGTTCTGTCCGTCTCACCACAATTCCGTTGACCGGTCAACCAGTCCCCTAGCAAATGTTGCTATTCCCCACTCTCCCTTTGCTGCTGTCAATGGATGGAGGCGAGTACGTGATGCTAGTTTCTTTGATTTATTTGCTGTATTTTGGATGCTGGATGCTGATTCAAATATTTGGTTGCTAGAGTTGAGTCGTTGCTTAGTGCTGTTTGCAACACAACCATTGGACATATCCGTTGCGATTTAAATCACTCAACTTACAGCCGTTGCAAAAATAGTACCAGatacaaaagaaaataaaactaatttgaATACCAATAAAGTGTACATTAAAGAATATATCCAGATAGATTTGGCGGCGTTGAAGACGGATGGAGGCGGTGAGGGTCGAGGGAGGCGACAGGGGTGGGGGATGGACTGGCCAGCGCCGCTGTGGATGTCTGCCGGCAGCGACGGGGATTAGGAGGGGATGGGCCGTGCGTGCTCAGGATAATAGGAGTGGGGAGGGAGGACTGAGAAGATGATGTTGATGTATTTTAGTAAGTAAATGAAGTCCAGATTGTACCTAGTATGTTGGTTTTCTCTCTTtgaatctttctatttttcaatAGATCTTAACTAGCTAATTTTAGGtggtgtttagttgcaaaaagtCTCTAGACTAATTTTAGTCCATTGATTAAAAACTTTAGTCCCATCTGTTTGGTTTTAAGGATTAAAAGGGACTAGAGGTTATTAAATTAGTGCACAAAGTACCATATTACCTCTAATCTGCAAGCATTCAAGAGGTGGGGATCGTGGGTAGGGGTGGAATAGTAGGTATCATGTAAGCTAAAAGTCCCAAAAAAACTCCTCAAGAGCAATTTCTCATTTTTTAACCCCAAACAACATTTTAGCCCCCAAAATCCCTCCTGTTTGGTTCTTTAGCCCCTAAAGTCCCAGGGACTTATACAAAAATTTTATGAACCACACTGACTCTTAGTTAAGATTACTGCTAATTTGTTAGAGTTACTGTAAAAGTCTAAGGCTGTCTGCACCGGGTACTGGAAACCATCCGGTACCCGGTGCTCCAGTACACGTTTAGTATTTTTTCCCTGCAGCGGGGGACGCTAAATGGTACTAGACTTTGGCGTTTGGGCACATGAACGGCAAATACTTGGGAGGGAGCGGATGGACAGTACACGCCACGTCGGCCTACCCCCATCGCCGCTCCCAACGACCCTGCCTTCGCGCCGGTCCTCGGAATGGAAGGGGGCAGTGTCGCCGGCCCCCGTGGGcagagcagcgccgccggccaccgcgcttGCTCAGCGTTCGCCCCTGCTTCTTCTTGAACTCCTTCCCCTGCTCTTGCTCCACCGCCGCGCTGCCCGGGCCACAGCCGCCGCTGAGAGCTGCCAAGATCTAGGCAGACCGAGCTCGCGGCGCAGGGAGGACGTCGAgctcggcgtggtggagctccatGCCGCCGAGGTCAAGGCCGACCGACCTAGCGGCGCAGGGAAGAGGTCGAGCTCGACTCCGACCCGCCGCGGCCAGCCTCGCGCCGTCCTAGTCCGTCCCGCCCCGCCGCTCCGACCTTCAGCCGCCGGCCTCGTGGCCcaagctcctccgccgccggccttgcGCCCCCAGCTCCTTCACCGCCGGCCGGTCCAGGCCCTAGCCCCTCCGCTGCCGGCCGGTCCAAGCCCCAACTCCTCCCTCGCGCCGGCCGAGAGAGGGGGAGCCGGATCCAACCGCCATGGCCGGAGCTCTGTCGCGCGCggatccgccatggccggccgagctcgaggccggcCAAGCTAACTCCGCCATGCGCGGATCCGCCCAggccggccgagctcgaggccggcTGAGCTCTGCCACCGCCGAATCCgctcgaggccggccggcccgacaGGGCTCTGCCGCGCCGCGCTTGGACCTACCGTGCCGGCCGCACTCCGTCCGCATCTGGACCTCCGCGTGCCGGCCACGGCTTGGCCTTCGGCCGACGCGCGCTGCTCCGGGCCCCAGCGGagggccggcgagggaggagaggcAGCGCTCGGgcccggcgagggtggaggaggcggagggagcGAGGCAGAGAGATCGTGGGAGAGAGGGCCGGAGGAGGGGtattctgacatgtgggcctcaCGCGATAGTTGGAATAGATGATGCATATAGAGTAAAACTGTTTTACTAAAACGGACGTGGAAAAACTGGATATAGAGGAGGGAATTTTGATAACTAGGAAGAAATATTCTTTTTAGATGATGGAAATAGAGTACGACGAGTACGGACAGCATAATATTTGAAGCATATCTTATGACATATTTGGAGCAGATCTTATGACCAGGAGCTGGGTCCACATGCGGGCCTGCTCCACACGCCACAACCCGTTCGCCGGATCGCGCCTGCCTCCTCAATCCGCATCGTCTCCTTGAACCACCCAATCAAagcccagccagccagccagccagaccAGTCGCAATCCCATCAACCAAAGCCAGAAAGCCTCTCCCCTCTCTCAACAGCGGCGCGCGGTTCCTCCCCCTCTCGACTCGACTCGGCTCCACCCCGcccccgcggcgcggcgcgacaaGAAAACccaccaaaccctaaccctagctgcggcgccaccgcccgccggaGGGTCCCGAGCCAGCGCGCGAGGATGCCGTCGGGGTCGGCGACGCAGTTCCGCTACACGCAGACGCCGTCCAAGGTGCTGCACCTGCGGAACATGCCGTGGGAGTGCACCGAGGAGGAGCTCGTCGAGCTCTGCAAGCCCTTCGGCAGGGTCGTCAACACCATGTGCAACGTCGGCGCCAACCGCAACCAGGCCTTCGTCGAGTTTGTAAgcccctcctcccctgctctaCTCTCTCGTATAAGGTTGCGATCTCGGTGGGGCGGTAGTGCGGTACCAATTCGCGCCCCATGGCTGTTGCAGGGATGATTGGGATTAGGAGGATTTAGCGATTATCAGAGCGATTTAGCGGTTATACATGCAGAATCTAGTGGTGAGACTGCTCTATGGTATTTAGCTGGTTGGGTACTGGATTTTTTGTGGAACATGTGCTAAATTATGATTTAAGGGACTAGCTCGTCTTGTGCTTTCTGCTGCACTGCAAGGGAGTACTTATGTCCAGAATGACACACTACTAGTGGATGAGATGCACCAGCTTTATGATTCCTGTTTGTTCTTACTAGAGGTTGAAAAAGGTCCATGCAGCCTTGTTTTCGTTTGATGTGGTTTAGTATGATAATGTCACATGGATTTTCAATAATTATAGTCTGTCCAATAGAATGTAAGCTCTTTTGGTGTTTTCTCTGCTCATTGTAATTGACAGAATCATGCCCCATGGAACACATGATATGTTGATATTTTATAGGAAAAATTGATTTTGTTCGTTAACATAATCAATTGCATACACAGTGTGGTGATGATAGCTGTTTTAGCATTTCTCCCTGTGAGTAGTCAAGTTGTGCATAGCTATCGTATCGCGCCATGAGTGACGTGAAGTAAAGCGGAGTGGATGGGACTTGGATGGTTACAATCTCTGCTAAGAAACCTTTTTATCTGAAGTTCCCGCTTGCTTCACAACACAATTATATGGTCTGGAAAGGGTTGTAATTGCTAAGTGATTTTTGTTCATCGTCCTGTACATGGGTATGGTTGTCTGGAATCAGGGATGACATGACTGTCTCGTTGATATATGTATTTTGCAGCATCAACTGTTAGGGTAACTACTAGCAAATGGAAACTCTCTTTTCTGAGAGTTTAGTTTTAAGATGGTTCGATGTAAGATTTGTTGAATTTCTCAAGGGGCCAGGCTTATTAAAACGATAAAACGACGAAACGAATGGAGGGTAGATTTTAATGAAACGTTGGACGTTTTAACGTTTAAACGGACGTTTTAACGTTTAAACGTCCGTTTCACAAGAACGTTTTCTCGTGAAAACGTCGTTTTCACGTCGTGAAAACGTCGTTTTAATAACAGGGCAAGGGGCCTCAGGAAAAGGCAGCTCATATTGATGTATTTGATTTTATGCAAAAGTCAACACCATGGAAATACTtctgtagttgcagaatttatttttcaaaaattgttTTATGAGAAGATTTGAAGTTGTGGACTGGTAGATTTTGTTGTATATAATAGGAAATTTCCAGCTTTATCAATGGGTTCCTTATTGTTTACCCTTGAACTTCATTTTCAGGCGGATCAAAACCAGGCAATTTCAATGGTTTCCTATTATGCTTCATCTTCAGAGCCTGCTCAAGTTCGTGGTAAAACTGTATATATCCAATATTCAAACCGGCAAGAAATTACCAACAATAAAGGCACTGGTGATTCTACTGGCAATGTCCTGCTTGTCACTTTTGAAGGTGTTCAGCCTAATGATGTTACCATCGAAGTCATTCATTTGGTAAGTATATTTATGTTTGTATGTATTCACTTAGCTGCTAGAGCAGTTTCTGCATCAATTGAGCTGTTTCTTATTGAACTTTCTGCATCAGCTTGTCTGGGCTTAATATGACTTATGATATCTTCCTGTTGGTTGACAAGCTCAGTGAATTCTGCATTCAAGTGTTCAACATTTCTGTTAATCATACTCTGTTAAATTACAAAAGTCAATAGATTCAGAAAATTACTTCTGTTTCTAATATGTTCAATATTCGTCAAATTCTGCTTCTTTAGTGTAGGACTCCTCTGTCTATGACATATTTAATGATGTATAGTAGCTACCTTGTGAATGAGCCTCCAGTATGATTCACGGATGTCCTCAACCTATTCTCTGCTTAACTTTGTGCTTGCTATTCTGCCATTTTGTTAGGCTACTATTCTCAAGCTTGCTAACAATTGTTAGTGCCGATAATTTAGGTATTTTCAGCATTTGGATTTGTTCACAAGATAGCTACTTTTGAGAAAGCAGCTGGTTTCCAGGTAAGGTAGTTGTTCT
The Panicum virgatum strain AP13 chromosome 6N, P.virgatum_v5, whole genome shotgun sequence genome window above contains:
- the LOC120678736 gene encoding polypyrimidine tract-binding protein homolog 1-like isoform X3; the encoded protein is MPSGSATQFRYTQTPSKVLHLRNMPWECTEEELVELCKPFGRVVNTMCNVGANRNQAFVEFADQNQAISMVSYYASSSEPAQVRGKTVYIQYSNRQEITNNKGTGDSTGNVLLVTFEGVQPNDVTIEVIHLVFSAFGFVHKIATFEKAAGFQALIQYTDAPTALEAKNSLDGRSIPKYLLPEHISACHMRITFSAHKDLNIKFQSHRSRDYTNPYLPVNQTAIEGIVQPTVGPDGKIKEPESNVLLASIENMQYAVTVDVLHTVFSAFGTVQKIAMFEKNGGMQALIQYPERCRSS